The Branchiostoma floridae strain S238N-H82 chromosome 7, Bfl_VNyyK, whole genome shotgun sequence region ACTATGGCCACGCATGATAAATAGTAAACTTTTCACAGAATATGGCACCGATGTATTCTTTATTAATGAAGTCTCTTGacataaagtaaagtaaacacACACTTGATCAGTATGATCTTTAACAATCGTTTTCGAGGTCGAGATTCAGTCTCTCTTTTACGTAACGATAGTGAAGTAATTCATGTCAATTCCATCCCTTTACTACACACCTTCTCACAAGGGTAAACTTCTGTAATGCAGCATTGAGGACTTGGTAACGTTTTCTGacagaggggggagggggctatATTGTTGGTGTTACATCTCTATTAAAAGGGCTTGGTACTTTTCTTATAATTTCCGAAGCCAGAGATTTTTCTCCGTGCTTTACAGAGCAGTTGTCTTGTACGAGTAGGTTGAAGTCGACGATGGTACGTACCTTGGTCTGTATACAGAAGAGTAATTTGAGAGCCCGCTCGAGCTAGACGATCTATAATTAGAGTTTAAACTAGAATTTCTCAGGGAGGTTGATCTAGAATACCCCAATAGCGGGCCTCCTATATCTGCTGTTAAACTCAGAGACCGTGTGTAAGAGGTTGACAACCGAGCGGACTCGGGTGTATACGTAGAACTGTAACCTGATGAACTTGAGGTCAACGTTCTCCCATAATCCCGAGAGTAACCAGTGTCATAAGACACAGACCGGCCAATAGCCGAACGAGAAGCTCTAGTGTTCTCTTGGCGACTTGAGGACGTTGAACTTGCACTGCTTGAACTCGAACTTGTGGATCTGAGCGAACTTGAGCGCGACCATGGCTGATCTCTGGCCGACTCAGATGTCGTACCGCGCGTGCGCGATGACGTGTAAGATGACGTGGAGGAGTCTGCCTCGGTTTGACCCCGCCGAAAGGAACCCTGGGAGTACGACGAATACCTGTTAGATGACATCACGGTGTCGCTGCTAGTTGACCGCCTATTCCTAACACTATCCCTCCCCGACCCAGCCCTACACAGCGGGGTGTAGTGGGAGTAAGAGAAGCCTAAAAAGACTGTATCGCCGCCGCCAAACGTGAACCCCTTTGGTCGGTAGGAAATTCTCCTGTTGCCGTGCCGGTTGGATATCACGCAGACTTCCCTGCCGAACGTGTTGGCCACGGCCTGTAGGACGATCTCGTCCCCCCACGTCCCGTCCATGGTCATGGTGCGCAAGTAGCTCTCCCAAGCAGACTCGGTAGCGCCGGGCAGCCAGTTCTTGATGTGTTCTCCGTCAACCTGCAAGGAACAGAAGGATTAAACATGGAGTAACAAAATCGCTTCTGGTGTTCGTGAACAAGCTGCTAGATAGggtgcccaaacctacaccTCTTTTTCCCGACATCAAACATATCTGCTTCTAAATATTACGACTAAAGTATGTCCGGAACTTAAGATGCAAAAGCTGAAAGTTTTCCAGCAGTACCATGGTCACACACCAGAAGCCATCAAaatgaccttcattttccctaACCGCTCCTGCAATTCTTGAACAAACTGGTAGGGGCCAAAACCTACATATATTCTTCTTGATGCCAAAAAAAGCTATCTGCTACTAAAAATTAAGACATGTCCGAAACAAAAGAAACCTAAACCAGACGTTCTGACGCAGTACAAAGGTCATGCAACAGGGGACCCCAAAACGACAGTAACCTTTGTCTTCTAAACAACTatgcacataccaaatatcactgtAATCAATCCAGAGgatctaaagttatgctgaccacaaatgttCGGAGACACAAAAGCAAAACCACCATTTCCCATAGAGGTAATAAACATATATGTAATATACAAATGGGTTGAGGGGAATTTGAGGTTTAAGGGCTAAAATGTTGACAAATGCACAACTTGAAAACAGACATCCTAAAAGATCGAACGAACAATTCACACACAATCATTGTTCACCCAATAGTTTTGTGTTGCAGGGTGACTTAAGTCCTTGACTGTACATAGAATGACCCATAACAAGATCATTATGTAATAGGGGCATCAGTTAGTATCTACTCGTACTTGTCATTGCCAACCATATATCATTAGGGGATGCTTTACAAAAGTAAATGTGTGGTTGACCTATCGAGAGGTAAATGTCTATAAATAGACatgatttgattgacacatgtttGCTAGCCTTGACTGTCCAGTTTGGCAAACTATCAAGACTAAAGCCTGCTGTAGGGATGAAAACATTTGCTATCCTGCCAAGTTCTATCCAAAACAGTATCTATTTAATAACTCCTTGTATCTCGTATTCTATCTCATGAATGCTATCAGAGTCCTCTGTACACTCACACGAGATAGTGTCACACTGAATTACGTTCAAAGCTGTGGAAGAAAAGCCCATACAAACTGTGTGTATTAGAAGTTACAGAGTTTTCTGTGTCGTTACCATTACTCTAAAAGGCACGCGCTCTAAACGATGTGCCGGGAAGTCTATCAAACTGCCCTAAATTACAAATCAATTGCCCCCTAAAAGAACTTAAACGCTGACTGGTTGCCAGTATACAAGTAAAATAATTTGTCCTAGTATATTCAAAGAAATATAAACAAAGATGGTTTAAGAATTGCTA contains the following coding sequences:
- the LOC118419807 gene encoding uncharacterized protein DDB_G0271670-like, translating into MADYGLSGRLRSEGLEVMESVPGDGNCLFHAVARHLDGKPSATEVRRKVVSWLRSNPYVDGEHIKNWLPGATESAWESYLRTMTMDGTWGDEIVLQAVANTFGREVCVISNRHGNRRISYRPKGFTFGGGDTVFLGFSYSHYTPLCRAGSGRDSVRNRRSTSSDTVMSSNRYSSYSQGSFRRGQTEADSSTSSYTSSRTRGTTSESARDQPWSRSSSLRSTSSSSSSASSTSSSRQENTRASRSAIGRSVSYDTGYSRDYGRTLTSSSSGYSSTYTPESARLSTSYTRSLSLTADIGGPLLGYSRSTSLRNSSLNSNYRSSSSSGLSNYSSVYRPRYVPSSTSTYSYKTTAL